The sequence CGCTGGCGGCCGCGGGCATCGTCTCGTACGATCGGCGAACCGAAACGCTGCGTCTCGAGGGCCTCCCGGAACCGCTCGAAGCGGTACTCGATGCGTGTGCGACGCCCGACGGTGTAGGCCCGGTGACAGGAGAGGGCGCGGGCGGGGCGCCGACCGATCAGGACTGAAACGAGCCGTCGCGGTGCCCGCGACCGAACCCGATGCGGTTCGGCGCTACTCGACCTCGGTATCCGTCACTCGGATGCTCGAGCCGAGATACTTCGAGAGCGCCTTCGACACGGTGTCGGCGTTAAAGAGGTCGAGGTCGTCGGCGATTGCGTCCTTCAGCGCCGCGAAGTACTCCTCGTCGACCTGTAGCTCGCGAAACGAGACGGACTCGACTGGCTCGCCGAGCCACTCCTCGGCGAGTTGGCGGCCGTAGTCGGCATCGCCCACCTCGCCGCGCCACAGCGTATCCCGGAAGAAGAGCCAGCCCTCCTCGCCCGGCTCCGGGGCCTCGCGAAAGACCGTGACGGTCGTCTCGGTCGTCGACGGCTCGAGCCGGACCCCGGACTCGTCGGCCTCGAGGCGAAGCTCGGCGCGGAAGACGTACCGGGCGTCCATCCTCAGGCGTCGCGCTCGGACTCGATCAGCTCGGCCATCTCGATGTCCTGCTCCGTGACGCCGCCCTCCTCGTGGGAGGTCAGTCGGATCTCGACTTCCTCGTAGCGGATGATGATCTCGGGGTGATGGAACTGCGCTTCGGCGATCTCGCCGACCATCTGGGCGAAGTTGACCCCACGGAGGTAGTCGTCGAACTCGTAGGCGCGAACGATCTCGTCGCCCTCCTGGGTCCACTCGTCGGGCAGTTGTGCGTCGATCTCGTCGTCGGACAGTAGGTCGGCCATAGTCGCTCGAACGGAAGCCAATCAGATAATGATTGTGCCACGGCGTATTGGCCGCGACGGGTCTCGAGACACCCGCGAGCGGATCGAATCGGGATTCGACGACCGTGACGACAACACTCGCGACAGACGATAACGCGCATCGCGACCGAATCGATAGCCGGAAGCGAGGTCCGGACGGCCGTGGCGCCGACAAGGACTTATCCACGAGCGGAGTACGTGCTGGCAGTGTAATGTGTGACCGGTCAGGCGACTGCGCGAACGACGAGACGTGCCAACTCGTTCTCAAAAACGAACACACCGGGATCGAGACGACCGAGTACTACTGCAAGGCACACCTCGTCCTCAGGATCTGGGAAGTCGAAGCCGACGATGCACTCGATATCGTCGACGCGACGAAGCTCTGGCACTAACCGTTAGTCGTCGTCGGTCGCCTCGAGCGGCGAGGCGGTGCCGGTGACCGGTGGGGCGACGGGGCCGTCGTCGCCGGCGAAATCGGGATCGAACAGCTGAAGGGCGGTGTTGATCGTACTCCAGTCGTCTTCGGCCGCCGCCTCGCGGAGGCTCTTGGTCGGCGGCGCGAGCAACTGGTTGACCAGCGCGTCGGCCATCGCCTCGACGACCTCCCGCTGTTCCGCGGAAAACTCATCGCCCTCGAGTCGCGACAGCGCCGTCTCGAGTTCGCGTTCCTTCATGCGCTCGGCGGATTCGTACATCGCGGCGATCACCTCGTCGGCGCGGGCGCGCTTGTACTGGTCACAGAGCAGGTCGAACTCGCGATCGACCATCGATTCGACCTCGCTTGCCGCGTCCGCGCGCTGTTCGCGGGTCTCCTGGGTGATCGACTCGAGGTCGTCCAGATCGTAGACAGCGACGGTCGAGAGGTCGCCGGCGGCCGGCTCGACGTCGCGGGGCTGTCCGAGGTCGACGACGACGCGGTTCGTCTCGGCGTCGGCGTCGGCGCCACCGTCGGTCGCGAGGTGGTCCGGTTCGAGGATCGGCTCCTCGCTGCCGGTCGCGGTGACGACGACGTCGGCGCCGCTGGCGACGGTGGAAAGCGCCTCCAGCGGGACCGCCTCGGCGTCGGCGTCGAGTTCGGTCGCGAGGTGTTCGGCGTGATCGACCGTCCGGTTCGCGACGACGATGTCCTCGACGCCGGCGTCGGCGAGGCTGCGGGCCGCGAGACGGCCCATCTCGCCGGCGCCGACGACGAGCGCGGTCGTCCCGCTGAGGGAGAGCTCCCGGTCGGCGAGTTTCGTCGCCGCCGACCCCAGCGAGACGACGCCCTCGTTGATCTCGGTCTCGGTGCGCGCCCGTTCGCCGACGTGGATCGCCTTCGTCACGGCGGTCTCGAGCATCTCGCCGATGCCGCCAGTCGTGCGGGCGTCCTCGTAGGCTCTCCGGACCTGCCCGAGGATCTGATCCTCGCCGAGGACGACCGACTCGAGGCCGGCCGCGACCGACAGCAGGTGGTGTAAGCTCTCGTCGTGGTCGCTGACGACGACCGCGTCGTCGTCGACCGCCGCGAAGAACTCCTCGAGTGCGGCCCGCCCGACGGCGGCGTCGGTGCCGACGACGTAGGCCTCGACCCGGTTGCACGTCGAGAGCACGTACGCTTCCTCGATCTCCGGCACCGAAAGCAGGTCGGCGACGGCCTCGCGTTGGCTCTCCGGACTCGCGGCCGCGAGGTCGTCGACGCTGCCGCTCTCGTGTGTTACTCGCGCAGCCGTGACGACTCCGGCCGAGATCACGGTCGATCACCCCTAGTATATAGCTCTTCGCCCAACACGTCCTCAATCACTTGACGGTAGTTGGAAGCACCGGTACGTAAAGCTGTCCAAAGGTCCGGAGAATTGACGATGTCGGTGACGATCGCTCGCCGTCGTTCGGGCGGGACGTCCCGCGATTTCAGTTCCGTCCGCAACTCGGCACAGACCCGCGCCATCTCCCCTGCGCCGGCGAGCGTCTCCTCGAGGTCCTGTCGGAGGTACTTGCTCAACGCGGGGGCGGTGCCGCCGGTCGCGATCGAGACGACGACGGGATCCTCGCGCACGGTCGCGGGAACGACGACGCTGCCGACGTCCCGCTCGCCAGATCGATCGGCACGGTTGACCAGCGCGCCGCGCGCTCGAGCCGCCTCCGCGACGGCCTCGTTGAGCGCCTCATCGTCGGTCGCGGCGACGACCAGCGCGGGATCGATTCGCTCGATCCAGTCGTCGACGGCGGCCGGATCGGGCGCGGCGCGAACCAGTTCGGCGCCGCCGAACTCTCGGTCGGCGAAGTCGGGGCTGACGACGACCACGTTGGCCTCGCGGGCGAACCGTCGGGCCTTCCGGGCGCCGACCCGACCACCGCCGAAGACGAGCACCGTGGCGCCCGTGAAATCGTGAAGAAGTGGGATCATTCTGGTATCGAACGCTCGTTCGTCATCCGTTACTCGGCCTCGGTGTTCGCATCGGCACGCTCGTCCAAACGAATGCCGGTTTTCTTCAATATTTGTGTGGAGTGCAAGGTATCCCAGTCGTCGGCAGTTACGTCCCAGTAGTCGTCCATCCGTTCCCGAACCTGTTCGATACGCTGCTGGCTCTCGGCCTCGCTACGGCCGTGGGTCATCGCGAAGAAGTTGTACGGCCAGACGCCCTCGTGGCGCGGACGCTCGTAACAGTGAGTGACGAAGGGCAGGGCGGCGATCTCGGGACCGACCTCCTCGACTCGGTCGTCGGGAACGCTCCAGACCGTCATCCCGTTCTCCGCGTAGCCCAGCGCGTAGTGGTTCGGCACGACGCCGATCCGCCGGATCTTCCCCTCTCGTTCGAACCGTTTGATCGTCTCAAGGACCCACTCGAGCTCCTGACCGATGGCGTCGGCGACGTCGGCGTACGGCGTCTCCGTGAGGGGGAGTCCGTCCTGAATCTCGAGGATCAGGTCGCGCTCGGCCGGCGAGAGCGTCTCGCTGTCGACCGGCGCCACGTCGGGGCCGAGGTCGGTACAGTCGACGCCGGCCCGTTCGGGATCGCCGTCGCCGTCTAACGGGCCGTCGACGTAGAACTTCGCCTCGACGCGGAACTCCTGCTGTTTGGGCAGGTTGTACGTCTCCTGCCCGGTTTCGTCTTCGATCTCCCCGAGGACTTCGTCGACGCGATCCTCATCAGCCACCGAGACGACGAACCAGACGTTCAGATGGGGGTGTTCGCGCTCGTAGTTGTGGGCCACCTCGCGGTGGGCGTTGACCTGCTCGACGATCTCGTCGAACCGATCCTCAGGGGCGTGCATGGCGACCAGCGTCGCTGCCCCGCCGATCTCCTGGGCGTTGACGAGCGGGCCGAACCGGGAGAGGACGCCGCGCTCGTCCAACTCGCTGATCGTCTCGAGCAACTCGTCCGCCGTGATGTCGACCCCGCGGTCGCGTATGGCGGCTGCGGCCGGTTCGAAGGGCCGTTCGGCGACGGGGAATCCGCCCTGATAGGCGTTGACGACCGCCCGCTTGCGCACCGTGAGGTCGACGTCAGTGGTCATACGCGGCACTCCGGACTACCGAACTATAAGGACCTCGGAGACGTGCTCCTCGAGACGACTCGGACCCGCTCGAGGGTCCCGTACGGAGGCAACAGCTGTTCGAAAATCGCCGCGTCGGCTCGGTCCCGCTACTCGTCGCCTCGAACGCCGGTAACCTCGTGGCCGAGCTCGCGGATATCCTCGAGAATCGCCTCGTGGTCCGCCGTCGCCCGGTAGTAGATGACGATGTCGAAGCTCCCCTCCCGAAGCAGCTGCTGGCACTCCCAGACGAACTCCTCGTCGTCCAAGGTCAGCCCCTGGTGTTGGTTCGAGGAGAAATCGGGGTCGTCGTTCCCCGAGTAGACGTAGCAGTCCTCGGGATCGTACTCCGAGCGCTCGGCGATGATATCGCCGACGTCGAGGGTCGCCTGCATCATCTTGACGTCTTCCTGACCGTCGTAGTCGGTGCGGACGATCGCCCCGTTGAGATCGATCTCGCCGGGCTCGAGCAGTGCCTTGGTCCGCTGGTAGAGGTCGTCGTCGATCGCGTCTGCCATTGTTCGAACTGAGCGGGGCCGAACGGATAGCGGTCACGATTTTCTCGAGGGCTTGCGTTCTCATGCTGCTAGATGGCACGCAAGACACATAGGGATAGAAGACCTTTACTCCGGTAATGAAGCGGTGGCTCCGTGAACGCGTCGACGCTGCCTACGAGGGGTTGCTCTCGCGGGAGATTTCCGGCGCACCGACCCACGTCGCAGTGATTCAAGACGGGAACCGACGGTACGCCCGCAGCAACGGCGACGACGCTCCCGAGGGCCACCGCGAAGGTGCACAGACGACCGAACGGGTCCTCGAGTGGTGCCAGGAGATCGGCGTCGAGGAGCTGACGCTGTACACGTTCTCGACGGAGAACTTCAACCGTCCCGACGAGCAAAACGAGGCGCTGTTCGATCTGCTCTGCGAGAAACTCCACGAGTTCGCGGACGCCGACCGCGTACACGAGAACGGGGTCTGTATCCGGGCGATCGGCGAGACGGAGATGCTCCCCGACCGGGTACAACACGCCATCGAATACGCCGAACGCCGTACGCAGGAGTACGACCGATTCGTGCTCAACATCGCGCTCGCGTACGGCGGTCGGTCGCGGCTGCTCGAGGCCGCCCGCGGGGTCGCCGAGGACGTCGAGCGGGGCAACCTCGACCCAGCGGAAATCGACGTCGAGGACATCGAACGTCGACTTTACGACCGCCCGATCCGGGATGTCGACCTCATCATCCGACCCGCCGGCGAGGAGCGGACCTCGAACTTCCTGCCGTGGCACGCCAACGGCAACGAGGCGGCCGTCTTCTTCTGTACGCCCTATTGGCCGGAGTTCTCCAAGACGGACTTCCTGCGGGGGATCCGAACCTACGAGCACCGCGCCGAGTCCTGGCGACGGAACCGCGCTCGGCGGGCGCTGGCCCTACTGGGCGCCGTCAGCGACGCCGAACTCGCGGAGGCGAAGTCGGTCGTCGAGCGGTTCCGCGACTCGCTACCGACCGCCGAACAGCCCGATCCGGAGGAGTTAGAAACGAGCCAAAACGAGCAGGGCGACGGCATCGACTCGAACAGTCGGGCCGCCGACTGATCGGCTGCGACCGCCGACGCACTCGCAGTCGCAATAGGGAGCCGCCGCGACCCCAAAAATTTTACCGATATGTGTGGAAAAATAATAACCATGGTAGTAGCTGGCAGCGTCGTCGACATCGAGCGGCTCGCACAAGTGACGAATTGCTCGATAGAGGCGGCTGCAACCCTGCTCGGGAGTTCGCGGACGCGGATCGCGCTTCGAGTGCTGTCGCGGTGTGACCCGCCGG comes from Haloterrigena salifodinae and encodes:
- a CDS encoding DUF5778 family protein is translated as MADAIDDDLYQRTKALLEPGEIDLNGAIVRTDYDGQEDVKMMQATLDVGDIIAERSEYDPEDCYVYSGNDDPDFSSNQHQGLTLDDEEFVWECQQLLREGSFDIVIYYRATADHEAILEDIRELGHEVTGVRGDE
- a CDS encoding precorrin-2 dehydrogenase/sirohydrochlorin ferrochelatase family protein, with amino-acid sequence MIPLLHDFTGATVLVFGGGRVGARKARRFAREANVVVVSPDFADREFGGAELVRAAPDPAAVDDWIERIDPALVVAATDDEALNEAVAEAARARGALVNRADRSGERDVGSVVVPATVREDPVVVSIATGGTAPALSKYLRQDLEETLAGAGEMARVCAELRTELKSRDVPPERRRAIVTDIVNSPDLWTALRTGASNYRQVIEDVLGEELYTRGDRP
- the ahbB gene encoding siroheme decarboxylase subunit beta codes for the protein MTTDVDLTVRKRAVVNAYQGGFPVAERPFEPAAAAIRDRGVDITADELLETISELDERGVLSRFGPLVNAQEIGGAATLVAMHAPEDRFDEIVEQVNAHREVAHNYEREHPHLNVWFVVSVADEDRVDEVLGEIEDETGQETYNLPKQQEFRVEAKFYVDGPLDGDGDPERAGVDCTDLGPDVAPVDSETLSPAERDLILEIQDGLPLTETPYADVADAIGQELEWVLETIKRFEREGKIRRIGVVPNHYALGYAENGMTVWSVPDDRVEEVGPEIAALPFVTHCYERPRHEGVWPYNFFAMTHGRSEAESQQRIEQVRERMDDYWDVTADDWDTLHSTQILKKTGIRLDERADANTEAE
- the uppS gene encoding polyprenyl diphosphate synthase; this translates as MKRWLRERVDAAYEGLLSREISGAPTHVAVIQDGNRRYARSNGDDAPEGHREGAQTTERVLEWCQEIGVEELTLYTFSTENFNRPDEQNEALFDLLCEKLHEFADADRVHENGVCIRAIGETEMLPDRVQHAIEYAERRTQEYDRFVLNIALAYGGRSRLLEAARGVAEDVERGNLDPAEIDVEDIERRLYDRPIRDVDLIIRPAGEERTSNFLPWHANGNEAAVFFCTPYWPEFSKTDFLRGIRTYEHRAESWRRNRARRALALLGAVSDAELAEAKSVVERFRDSLPTAEQPDPEELETSQNEQGDGIDSNSRAAD
- a CDS encoding 4a-hydroxytetrahydrobiopterin dehydratase; translation: MADLLSDDEIDAQLPDEWTQEGDEIVRAYEFDDYLRGVNFAQMVGEIAEAQFHHPEIIIRYEEVEIRLTSHEEGGVTEQDIEMAELIESERDA
- the hemA gene encoding glutamyl-tRNA reductase — encoded protein: MISAGVVTAARVTHESGSVDDLAAASPESQREAVADLLSVPEIEEAYVLSTCNRVEAYVVGTDAAVGRAALEEFFAAVDDDAVVVSDHDESLHHLLSVAAGLESVVLGEDQILGQVRRAYEDARTTGGIGEMLETAVTKAIHVGERARTETEINEGVVSLGSAATKLADRELSLSGTTALVVGAGEMGRLAARSLADAGVEDIVVANRTVDHAEHLATELDADAEAVPLEALSTVASGADVVVTATGSEEPILEPDHLATDGGADADAETNRVVVDLGQPRDVEPAAGDLSTVAVYDLDDLESITQETREQRADAASEVESMVDREFDLLCDQYKRARADEVIAAMYESAERMKERELETALSRLEGDEFSAEQREVVEAMADALVNQLLAPPTKSLREAAAEDDWSTINTALQLFDPDFAGDDGPVAPPVTGTASPLEATDDD
- the lwrS gene encoding LWR-salt protein, with the protein product MDARYVFRAELRLEADESGVRLEPSTTETTVTVFREAPEPGEEGWLFFRDTLWRGEVGDADYGRQLAEEWLGEPVESVSFRELQVDEEYFAALKDAIADDLDLFNADTVSKALSKYLGSSIRVTDTEVE